CAGTGATGAATGCCGACTGGCTGGACATGCGTCAGGCGCTACCGGAGAAGCAGGCCAATTCGGTGCGCGAGTTTTTTGCTGTGCCCGAGCATCGGCTGATCGCCGAGTCCGCCGAGAAACAGTTGCGGGATTTCGGCATGCACTGGCTGAGCGAGAAGAAAGTCGTCGAAGGCCTGCCGCTGTCCGGCGAGACCTGGGTGCTGACCGGCAAGGTCGAATTGATGAGCCGCGATGTGGCCAAAGAACACCTGGAGAGCCTCGGCGCCAAGGTCGCCGGCTCGGTATCGGCGAAAACTCATTGTGTGGTCGCAGGGCCCGGTGCTGGTTCGAAACTGACCAAGGCCAATGAGCTGGGGGTGAAGGTGATGGATGAAGAGGCGTTTATCGCGTTCCTCAAAACCCATGGCATTTCTGCCTGATAGGGCTCAAACCTGTAGTGAGGGGATTTATCCCCGACCGGCTGCGCAGCAGTCGTAAAGCCTGAGCACACGGTTTGTCTGATTCAACCGAGTTTTAGGATTTGGGGCTGCTTCGCAACCCATCGGGGCGGTGCGACGTTTCGCTAAATCCCCTCACCACAAGGGTGGTATCGGCCAATAGCCGTGGAGTATTCGGAACGATGTCGGCTCGGCAATGATCTAGTCTTGGCAAGCCCCAGGGAGAGATCGCCATGTACCGCTTTTTCGAGCAGCTCAGTTCTCGCATCGTCGCGCCGTTCATGGGCGAATCTTCACGCAACAGCAAAATCTGGCCGTGCCGCTGCGGCCAGTCGCTGTTCTTTCGCAACAGTCAGTGCCTGGCTTGCAGCGCGTTGTTGGGCTATCAGCCTGAAGAAAGTCGCCTGACCTCGTTGCAGCCCGGGCCACAGGACGGTAGTTGGACACTCGATGCCGATCCCGACGCCGGATTGTTTCGTCGCTGCGCCAACCTCGACACTCCCGCCGCGTGCAACTGGCTGCTGCCGGATAACGGCCACGACAGCCTGTGCATCGCCTGCAGCCTCAACCGCACCATCCCCGACCTCTCAGTGCCGGAAAACCCCGAACGCTGGCGCAAAGTCGAAATCGCCAAGCGCCGGCTGGTGGCGCAACTGATCACCCTCGGCCTGCCGGTCATCCCGAAAACCGTGGATGAGGCCACCGGTCTGGCCTTCGACTTCATCGGCGTCGACCTCGAAGGTAATGCACCGATGACCGGCCACGCCAACGGCCTGATCACCCTCGACATCAAAGAAGCCGACGACGCCCATCGCGAGCAGATCCGGGCGGCGATGCATGAGCCCTATCGCACGCTGCTCGGGCATTTTCGGCATGAGGTCGGGCATTATTATTGGGATCGACTGATCGCCAACGGCCCGTGGCTCGAAGCTTTTCGCAACCTGTTCGGCGACGAGCGCGCCAGTTACGCCGAAGCGCTCGACCGTCACTACCAGCAAGGCGCACCGCTGGACTGGCCGCAACACTACGTCAGCGCCTACGCGACCATGCACCCATGGGAAGACTGGGCGGAAACCTGGGCGCATTACCTGCACATGATGGATGCGGTGGACACCGCGCTGGGTTTCGGCATGAGTGCGCGGGAAATGGACTTCGACTACCAGCCGTTTCCGCCCAGCACCCTGTATGACCCGGAGCACCCCGGCGGCGCCGCTTTCCTGTCGTTCGTCAATGCGTGGATCGAACTGGCGGGCATGCTCAACGAGCTGTCACGCAGCATGGGGCAGCCGGATTTCTACCCGTTCGTGCTGCCGGCGGCGGCGATTGCCAAGTTGCACTTCATCCATCTGGTGATCCAGCAGGCGGGCGGCAAGGCGGATGAGGTGCTGACCCTGTAGGAGCTGCCGCAGGCTGCGATCTTTTCAGGCTCAGCGCATGTCCTTGAACCCGTTCATATTTTTTATCTGCAACCAACGGTTGTAACTTCGCTTCAGATAGGTACAATGGCGCGGCTCGCCGACAGGTGAGTGTCGTTATGGTGACCCCATCGGTCCCCCCGCAACGATTACCCGTGAACCTGGTCAGAGCCGGAAGGCAGCAGCCACAGCGGGAACATTGTGTGCCGGGGTGTGGCTGGTGGGGTTACCACCTTAACGAACGAAGAACGCTTCAACAGAACTGCATGGGTTTCGCCCACTGCGGTTTTTTTATGCCCGCGATTTGGGCTTTCACACCAGCCCCTGTGGGAGCGAGCCTGCTCGCGAAGGCTGCCCCCCGATGCCTGTTCAGCCACCAAGGTTGAACAGTGGCATACTCCACCGTCTTGCTGCGCGCGTCGTTGACAAGTTCGCGCCCTGGCTACGAGGTTGTATGCACCCGGAACATCACGATTTATCCACCGCCGTGTACTTACCCGTGACGGATGAGACCTGCGCCAGCCTGTTGCAGCCCGATGGCGCAAAAAACCTCGGCGAGTTGACGGATGCGCAGCTGGCCGCCGTGCTGGTCATCCAGAATCTGGCTCAGGCCACCGAAAAGGATCTCACCGCCGTAGCGGCGGAGAAGGTGCTGGCGCGACTGATCGCCTGGGCGGTCGATGGCGGGGCAGGGCTGCTGTCCGAGGCGCAACGGCTGTTCGACCCGCGCCAGTTGTACTTCGGCCTGAACGCCATCAGGGGATTGAACCTGCGATTGCTGTTGGCCGAAGAGGTGTCGGCGCAGGATTACCTGCTGCCCGATGGCAAGTGGGATGACGAGTTCAAGACGCGCCACCACGCGATCAACAATCCGTTCAGCCAGCAGATGATCAGCCCCGCGCACCGCGAGCGCTGGCTCAGCGCCGCGCAGGACAAACTGGTCAGAACCTTCCGCGCCAACCTCGATGAAGACCTGCACGTGCAAGGCTATGCCGGGATCGGCAAGAGCCACCTGGTCGGTGCCTTGACCGAGTGCCTGGACCCCGGGAAAACCCTTTTGCTGGCACGCACCCCGGAAAAACTCGCAACCCTGTGCCAGCGCATGGGCGTTGCCAGTGAACGCAAGCCAGGCATCACCTTTGAGGCGTTCGCGCGCGGGCTGATTTATGGGCGCAAGCCACAGCCGGCAAGCGCCGCCGGCCGAGTCGCGAGCAAACAGAGTCTAGCGCAGGAGCTGAACATCCTCGGCTTTCGCGAGCATGACGCGCAAAGGACTCTCAACGTCTGTCTGGAAACCCTCGAGCGCTATTGCCACTCCCGGGATTACAGCCTGTCGGCGCATCATCTGCCGTATTTCAAACTGTCCTTGTCCAGCCTTGAGTCCAAGGTGCTGCTGGAATATTCAAGCCGCGTCTGGACTTACCTTGAGGCCAACCCGGCGTGGGGCCGGCAGAGCGGCTTTGAAGCCTTGTTGCTGATCAAGCGTGCAAGCCTTGCGGGCTGCGTGGTGCCGCCGCGTTATACCCACGTGCTGATTGACGAGAGTCAGGACATTCCCGCCTCGCTGCTGCAGATTATCGAGCGCGGCCGGCAGGTGCTGATCACGCTTGGGGATGAGTATCAGCATGCCGAGCGCGATCTGGTGAAAAGAAAGCGTGAAGTGCGCCAGAGCGATATCACCTATTCGGTGCGCTCGGGGCGCAACGTCGAACGTCTGGTCAATCCGCTGATTTCCCGGCACTCGGAAAAGAGCAAGGTGCCGTTCGAAGGCGCGCGTGAAGCTGACGTCGGCATCGAGTTTTATCCGCAGGGCTTTGTCCCGCCGGAAGGTTGCGTGGTGCTGACGGCGTCCCCTTGGGACACCATGAAGTGGGCCATGCAGCTGCACGATGCCAATTGCCTGTTCAGCTTTGCCGACATGAAAGCCCAGCGCGACCTCGAGCACTTCATGATCACCGCCATCGAACTGTTCAGGGTCGACTTCTACAGTGCCGAACACAGCGAGAAGGGCCCGCATCGCTATTTCAGCGATCTGCCGAAGTGGCAGCAGGTGCGCGATGCCAACCAGTTCGACGAGGCGTTTCTGTGGGTCGAGGCCGAACTGGAGAAGGGCTTCAAGGTCGCTGACCTGACCCGGCTCAACCGGATGATCGGCGGCCCCGGCAAAAGCTGCCTGTTGATGCAGGCGCACGAGGCGGGCGGCATGGAGTTCGACCGCGTTCTGCTGACGCCCGAACTGCTGACCAATGTGCAGTTCAAGGACGCCTACGCGTTCGATCAGCGGATCTGCGCCGTGTACATCGCCATCTCCCGCGCCCGGCAGCAGCTTTATCTGCCGTACGATGTGGTCGAATGGATCGAATTTCACGACTACCAGAAATTCCGTGAGTCGCACGGCTACTGAATAATTCTCTGTCGGAAATGTCCCCCTGTGGGAGCGGGCTTGCTCGCGAAGGCGGTGTGCCAGTTAACGAATCAGATGACTGACACACCGCCTTCGCGAGCAAGCCCGCTCCCACAATGGGTTATGGGGTGGCTTCAGTGGACCCGGTATACAACCGGATGATGTCATCAATCTCCCCCGACATTTTCATCCGCAACAACGTGCGCAAGATCCGCTGCACCGGCACCTGAGGGTCATTCCTCACGTAGCAGCCGACATGCTGCTCCTGCAACACCGCGACGCCGTGCAGTTGCTGCCCGGGCAGCAGGCGCTGATTGAACCAGTCCAGTGTCCATTGATTGCTCACCGCATAGCGGTAGCGGCCGGCCAGGAGTTTTTCCAGTACTTGTTCCTGATTACGCGCGTCCTCGCGTTGCAGGCGATCGGCGTCGAACAGCGGTTGCAGGGTCGGATAGGTATAGCCGAGCACGGTCCCGATCGATTGGCGGGGCAGGTCGGCAGGGTCGACGCGGGGCGGCTGAGCGTCGCGGCTGATCAGCAAATCGCGCTGGAACAGCAGCGGAAGGCTCCAGATATAGTCCCCGGACTGATTCGGCAGCCACGATTGTGCGGCATAGCAGCGCACGTCGACTTCGCCGTGCTCCATGGCGTTCTGCACCCGGGCGCGCGGCAGGACGTGGAATTCGGCCGGCACGCCGACCTGCGTCGCAAGGCTGAGCATGATGTCGTGGAGGATGCCCTGGGTCGGGCGGCCATGGTCGATCTGCACCATCGGCATCGCCCAGCTGTCGGCCACGACGAAGCGCAACGGCGGTTCGGCCGCGCTCACGCTCAGACTGATCCCCAACAAGGCTCCCAAGGCCCAACGCATACATGCTCCGATGAGTCCCGATCACGAGCGAAATTTCCCCGCCAACAGCAGCTTAGCCAGATTAGACGAGCACACCGGATGCAATTTTGCCCTTGCTCCGCTAGCATTAGCCGCTTCAGCTTCCTTCGTTGCGACGGTTTTCGATGAGTTATCAGGTTCTTGCACGTAAATGGCGTCCGCGCTCGTTCCGCGAAATGGTCGGCCAGACCCATGTGCTCAAGGCTCTGATCAATGCCTTGGACAGCCAGCGGCTGCACCACGCGTACCTGTTCACCGGTACCCGCGGGGTCGGTAAGACCACCATTGCGCGGATCATTGCCAAATGCCTGAACTGTGAGACAGGTATCACTTCGAGCCCCTGCGGCGAGTGTTCGGTGTGCCGCGAGATCGACGAAGGGCGCTTCGTCGACCTGATCGAGATCGACGCCGCGAGCCGGACCAAGGTCGAGGACACTCGCGAGCTGCTGGACAACGTGCAGTACGCGCCGAGCCGCGGGCGCTTCAAGGTCTATCTGATCGACGAAGTGCACATGCTCTCCAGCCATTCCTTCAATGCGCTGCTGAAAACCCTCGAAGAGCCGCCGCCGTACGTCAAGTTCATCTTGGCGACGACGGATCCGCAGAAACTTCCGGCAACGATTTTGTCGCGTTGCCTGCAGTTCTCGCTGAAGAACATGACGCCCGAGCGCGTGGTCGAGCATCTGACCCACGTGCTCGGCGCCGAAAACGTGCCGTTTGAAGACGACGCGCTGTGGTTGCTGGGCCGCGCCGCTGACGGCTCGATGCGTGACGCCATGAGCCTGACCGACCAGGCCATCGCCTTCGGTGAAGGCAAGGTATTGGCCGCCGACGTGCGGGCGATGCTCGGCACGCTGGATCACGGTCAGGTCTTCGACGTGCTCCACGCGCTGATCGAAGGCGACGCCAAGGCGTTGCTCGAAGCCGTGCGCCATCTGGCCGAGCAAGGCCCGGACTGGAACGGCGTGCTCTCGGAAATTCTCAACGTGCTGCACCGCGTCGCCATCGCCCAGGCCTTGCCTGAAGGTGTCGACAACGGTCATGGCGACCGTGACCGCGTATTGGCATTGGCTCAGGCGCTGCCGGCCGAAGACGTGCAGTTCTATTACCAGATGGGCCTGATCGGTCGCCGCGACTTGCCGCTGGCGCCGGATCCCCGTGGTGGCTTTGAAATGGTCCTGCTGCGGATGCTGGCCTTCCGGCCGGCGGATACGACGGACGCCCCGAGGCAACCGCTAAAGCCAGTGGGGATCAGCCAGGCCACAGTTGATTCCGCAAATTCAGTGGCTGCCGCGCCCAAGCCTGCGCCGGTAGTCGCTGCGGCTGTCGCGCCTGCACCGGTGGTTGCGCCAGCGCCGGCTCCAGCGCCTGTGGTGGTGGCTGCGCCGGCACCCGCGCCAGAAGCAGAACCTGAACCGGTCGCCGCCGAAGCGGTGGTCGACCTGCCGTGGAACGACCCGGTCGAACCCGAGCCGGAACCCGAGCCGGTGCAGCAACCAGCCGTCGAGCCGGTACTGGAAACCGCCAGCGAGCAGCCCGAGTTGCCGCCGATGCCGCTGCCGACCCCGGACAGCGTGGTGCCGGATGCACCGGAGTGGGCCGCTGCGCCGATTCCCGAGCCGTCGGTCGCCGACGTCGATGCCGCCACACCGGGCATGGATCTCGACGATGAGCCGCCGCTGGACGAAGACTACATCGAGCCGGACATGGATTCGGCCTACAGCTACCTCGACGATCTGGCCAGCGAACACACCGCCGAGCTGGCCCCAGAACCCGAGCCGGAGCCTGCCGCCGCGCCGGCCACCGGTCTGGCGTTGCAATGGCTGGAGCTGTTCCCGCAACTGCCGATCTCCGGCATGACCGGCAGCATTGCCGCCAACTGCACGCTGATCGCGGTCGATGGCGACCACTGGCTGATGCACCTGGACCCGGCGCACAGCGCGCTGTTCAACGCCACGCAACAGCGGCGCCTGAACGATGCGTTGAACCAGTTCCACGGTCGTACGCTGACCCTGACCATCGAGTTGATCAAGCCCGAGCAGGAAACCCCGGCGCAGGCCGCGTCCCGTCGCCGGGCCAACCGTCAGCGCGAGGCGGAGGAATCGATCCACGGTGATCCGTTCATCCAGCAGATGGTCCAGCAGTTCGGTGCAGTGGTGCGACACGATACTATTGAACCTGTCGACGCCTTGGTCGCCCAAGGCTAATAACTGAGGGCGTTCGGCGTTAAGTGCCGGGCGCTGTTTTGATCCAAGTACTTTTGAGGTGATTCCCATGATGAAAGGTGGCATGGCCGGCCTGATGAAGCAGGCGCAGCAGATGCAGGAAAAAATGGCCAAGATGCAGGAAGAACTGGCCAACGCCGAAGTCACCGGCAAGGCCGGTGGCGATATGGTCACCGTGGTAATGACCGGTCGTCACGACGTGAAAAGCGTCAGCATCGACCCAAGCCTGGTTGAAGGTCTGAGCGAAGACGACAAAGAGATGCTGGAAGCCGTGGTCGCTGCCGCCGTCAACGATGCCGTGCGCAAGATCGAAGCCAACAGCCAGGAAAAAATGGGCAGCATGACCGCCGGCATGAACCTGCCAGCAGGTATGAAACTGCCATTCTGATTCGCCTTTGCGGGTTGGATGAGCTACACAAAATGCCAGGCATCGCGCCTGGCATTTTTGTTTCTGCCTGATCGTCATGTGTTGGCGGGGCTGACGCCTTCGCGAGCAAGCCCGCTCCCACATGTTGAAATGCATTCCCCTGTGGGAGCGGGCTTGCTCGCGAAGGCGTCGACTCGGACCAACTGAAGAAACATCGAACCCACCGCCGCCGCCAAAGGTCTGCTCCCTATACCCCCGAATTCCCCATTCACAGGAGACGCTGACATGTCCGACCCTCTGACCCTCAACCAACGCTTCGTCCTCGCTTCACGTCCGGTGGGCGCGCCGACTCCAGAAAACTTCCGTCTGGAGCGCGAAGCGTTGCCGGATCTCGAAGACGGCCAGGTGTTGCTGAAAACCCTGTACCTGTCGCTGGACCCGTACATGCGCGGGCGCATGAGTGACGCACCGTCCTACGCCGCACCGGTACAAATCGGCGAAGTGATGACCGGTGGCGCTGTCAGCCGTGTCGAGAATTCCCGTCATCCGAAATTCCACCAGGGCGATCTGGTGGTCGGCCTCACCGGCTGGCAGAGCCACAGCATCAGCGACGGGCGCAACATCATGCCGATTCCGTCCGGCCTGCCGAGCCCGTCGATGGCGCTCGGCGTGTTGGGCATGCCGGGGATGACTGCGTACATGGGGCTGATCGACATCGGTCAGCCGAAAGAAGGTGAAACGCTTGTCGTGGCTGCTGCGTCCGGTGCCGTTGGTTCGGTGGTCGGTCAGGTGGCGAAGATCAAGGGCCTGCGCGCCGTGGGTGTGGCCGGTGGAGCCGACAAATGCAAATACGTGGTCGAGGAACTGGGGTTTGATGCCTGCATCGATCACAAGGCGCCGGACTTTGCCGAACAACTGGCCAAGGCTTGCCCGAAAGGCATCGACATCTATTACGAAAACGTCGGCGGGCATGTGTTCGATGCCGTGGTGCCGCTGCTCAATCCCAAGGCGCGCATTCCGCTGTGCGGGCTGATTGCCGGTTACAACGCCACTGAAGTGCCGCAAGGCCCGGATCGTCTGCCAATGCTGCAGCGTACGTTGCTGACCAAGCGCGTGCGGATTCAGGGCTTCATCGTGTTTGATGACTACGGCGACCGTCAGCCGGAATTCATCAGCCACATGGTGCCGTGGGTGCGCGACGGCAAGGTCAAATTCCGTGAAGACGTCGTGGAAGGCCTGGAGCAGGCGCCCGAGGCGTTTATCGGTCTGCTGGAGGGGCGCAACTTCGGCAAACTGGTGGTGAAGGTCGCCCAGGACTGAGCATTTGACGCTGGCCAGAGGCGCGGGTATAAACCGCGTCTCGTTGTTTTGTCGGACTTTTTACCCATGAGCTTCAGCCCTTTGATTCGCCAACTGATCGACGCCCTGCGCACTTTGCCGGGCGTGGGTCAGAAAACCGCCCAGCGCATGGCGTTGCAGTTGCTCGAGCGTGATCGCAGCGGCGGCACGCGCCTGGCCCAGGCCTTGAGCCAGGCCATGGAAGGGGTGGGGCACTGCCGTCAGTGCCGCACGCTGACCGAAGACGATCTGTGCCCGCAATGCGCCGACACGCGCCGCGACGACACGCTGCTGTGCGTGGTGGAGGGGCCGATGGACGTG
The Pseudomonas fluorescens genome window above contains:
- a CDS encoding substrate-binding periplasmic protein: MRWALGALLGISLSVSAAEPPLRFVVADSWAMPMVQIDHGRPTQGILHDIMLSLATQVGVPAEFHVLPRARVQNAMEHGEVDVRCYAAQSWLPNQSGDYIWSLPLLFQRDLLISRDAQPPRVDPADLPRQSIGTVLGYTYPTLQPLFDADRLQREDARNQEQVLEKLLAGRYRYAVSNQWTLDWFNQRLLPGQQLHGVAVLQEQHVGCYVRNDPQVPVQRILRTLLRMKMSGEIDDIIRLYTGSTEATP
- a CDS encoding zinc-binding metallopeptidase family protein — translated: MYRFFEQLSSRIVAPFMGESSRNSKIWPCRCGQSLFFRNSQCLACSALLGYQPEESRLTSLQPGPQDGSWTLDADPDAGLFRRCANLDTPAACNWLLPDNGHDSLCIACSLNRTIPDLSVPENPERWRKVEIAKRRLVAQLITLGLPVIPKTVDEATGLAFDFIGVDLEGNAPMTGHANGLITLDIKEADDAHREQIRAAMHEPYRTLLGHFRHEVGHYYWDRLIANGPWLEAFRNLFGDERASYAEALDRHYQQGAPLDWPQHYVSAYATMHPWEDWAETWAHYLHMMDAVDTALGFGMSAREMDFDYQPFPPSTLYDPEHPGGAAFLSFVNAWIELAGMLNELSRSMGQPDFYPFVLPAAAIAKLHFIHLVIQQAGGKADEVLTL
- the dnaX gene encoding DNA polymerase III subunit gamma/tau encodes the protein MSYQVLARKWRPRSFREMVGQTHVLKALINALDSQRLHHAYLFTGTRGVGKTTIARIIAKCLNCETGITSSPCGECSVCREIDEGRFVDLIEIDAASRTKVEDTRELLDNVQYAPSRGRFKVYLIDEVHMLSSHSFNALLKTLEEPPPYVKFILATTDPQKLPATILSRCLQFSLKNMTPERVVEHLTHVLGAENVPFEDDALWLLGRAADGSMRDAMSLTDQAIAFGEGKVLAADVRAMLGTLDHGQVFDVLHALIEGDAKALLEAVRHLAEQGPDWNGVLSEILNVLHRVAIAQALPEGVDNGHGDRDRVLALAQALPAEDVQFYYQMGLIGRRDLPLAPDPRGGFEMVLLRMLAFRPADTTDAPRQPLKPVGISQATVDSANSVAAAPKPAPVVAAAVAPAPVVAPAPAPAPVVVAAPAPAPEAEPEPVAAEAVVDLPWNDPVEPEPEPEPVQQPAVEPVLETASEQPELPPMPLPTPDSVVPDAPEWAAAPIPEPSVADVDAATPGMDLDDEPPLDEDYIEPDMDSAYSYLDDLASEHTAELAPEPEPEPAAAPATGLALQWLELFPQLPISGMTGSIAANCTLIAVDGDHWLMHLDPAHSALFNATQQRRLNDALNQFHGRTLTLTIELIKPEQETPAQAASRRRANRQREAEESIHGDPFIQQMVQQFGAVVRHDTIEPVDALVAQG
- a CDS encoding NADP-dependent oxidoreductase; translated protein: MSDPLTLNQRFVLASRPVGAPTPENFRLEREALPDLEDGQVLLKTLYLSLDPYMRGRMSDAPSYAAPVQIGEVMTGGAVSRVENSRHPKFHQGDLVVGLTGWQSHSISDGRNIMPIPSGLPSPSMALGVLGMPGMTAYMGLIDIGQPKEGETLVVAAASGAVGSVVGQVAKIKGLRAVGVAGGADKCKYVVEELGFDACIDHKAPDFAEQLAKACPKGIDIYYENVGGHVFDAVVPLLNPKARIPLCGLIAGYNATEVPQGPDRLPMLQRTLLTKRVRIQGFIVFDDYGDRQPEFISHMVPWVRDGKVKFREDVVEGLEQAPEAFIGLLEGRNFGKLVVKVAQD
- a CDS encoding YbaB/EbfC family nucleoid-associated protein, translating into MMKGGMAGLMKQAQQMQEKMAKMQEELANAEVTGKAGGDMVTVVMTGRHDVKSVSIDPSLVEGLSEDDKEMLEAVVAAAVNDAVRKIEANSQEKMGSMTAGMNLPAGMKLPF